The Tigriopus californicus strain San Diego chromosome 10, Tcal_SD_v2.1, whole genome shotgun sequence region CTTTCAAAGCCATGAATCTACGTAGATGCGAGGAGTCTCtccatgtttttttgaagaattgaaaatttcaaaataattccaAGATACTATCTGAGGCAGGAAACGAAGCTCGCTGTGTGTGTGGAAGTATGGAACAGAATGGTCTTCCCTTCTATTGCGGCAGTGCAGGTGAACTATGTACATGTACGTGTTTGtatggatggaggatggatctCTCGCTTGAAATGGGCATTTGGGGAAGGCTGAAGAATAGAAGGAAAGACACGAGGATGggcgaaggaaaaaaaagacaccTTTTTCGGCTTTCTTATCTccgccagccaaccaaccaaccaaccacaaaTATTCCATGGCCTCGTTTATCCACATTACCAAAGGGACCTGGCTGTAAGCTCGCCATGCACAGAAGAGGGTTAGAAGACGCTCGTTGATCAGCGGCCTCGTATCGATTTCACTCAGTTTGTCCAACGTTGACGGAATAACCGTCAGGGTCTGTACAATGTGGGGAGTACCATGGGCCGGGATCGTCTTGAGTGTGGTGTCGCAAGTCTCAGCCGGAGCCCACGGCAGCGGCTCTCACATCGACCTGTTGGAAATGATTCACTTGCCGCTAAACGAAGCGAAGAATGTCCATCCCATCATCGATCCAGAGGATGGCTTACCTGCGTATGGTCTTCAGCGCGGCTCGGATATCATGTCCCCGTTTGGCTTGCTCCACCCCAGGAACACATTCTTCGTTGACTTTGTCATCACGGCACGATACAAGTCCTTGGATCCACGGGTAAGTTTCACTGGGGAAATAACACCgtggaaaaaaaacgaaacagGATTTCTCTACATACTAGTTCCTATGGCTTGTGGCTATTTAGGGCGGTTTCTTGTTCGCTGTGGTAGATCCATTGGGGCGCATTGTTCAACTCGGCCTTCGATTATCGCCTGTGAAGGAAGAAGATCAGTTCCAGAAGATCCAGATCTATTACTCACAGCCATTGAGTTTAGGCACGAGACTAGAGCGAAACAAGTCCAATGATCCAGTCGCAGAGTTTCGCATCAAGACCAACCCACACCAACCCAAATGGGTGGACCTACAAATTCGAGTAAGAACAGCTCATTATCAATTGAATTGTTAacatttttattgttattattgtcAACTGCCTTAATATGAGGAACAGCTCCGCGCAGAGCTATACCCTTCATTTTCGATCTGCTACGATTATGGCCAGGTTTATGTTACTAAATATTACTCAACTTTTGCACTGGctctcaaaagaaaattgggATGAGCTTTTCCATGACCCTCAATTGTGAGCCAATCGCCATGGAGGCCTCCGGTATGCATGTGGACTTTCAGCGACCATTGCTCATTGATTTAGGAGCCACCCTCCACATTGGGCGAGCCGGGCCTCACATCATGGGCGATTTTGAGGTGAGGGGATGTGGAATGATTAAACCTGTGCTTATATGACTCAGACCTTTCTTAAACCCTATTAGGGATTGATTCGTGAACTAAGCGTCTTCGAAGGCAACCCACCGTCCCTAAGCACTTGTGACATTCCCGACCGCAGAAAAATGGTAAACAATGCATGTGAGAAACAACGAGTATCCCTGAAAGTTGGTCTCTTTTGCTTTAGGGATTACCACTTCGAGGGCCACCCGGTCCAATGGGCCCGAGGGTAAGTAACCAAGTTGGGTTTCacttctgactttcaagttCTCGATCATGCCTTCAGGGTGCCCCCGGTCACAGCATTCAAGGACCACCTGGTAGGTCCAAAATGAGTTTAATGCATTTAAACTCGTCTCAGAACTCAATTGCATgtggcattcattcattgtttaaaaTCTATTAGGGCCGCCAGGACCACCTGGACTTCCTGGACCAATTTTTTCTATCAACAGTGAAGAAGAACATGGAACAGTAAGGCGCTCGAAAtgatgaaatgacaaaaaaatagttcattGGTAAAATCGTTCAAGTTCTGATCCTATTTTAGGAGCGAGTGGTTCGTTATTCTGCCAATGCGTCCAGTTCTGGCAGTTATTGCGGCTGCTCTGAAACCACTATCATTTCCTTGGCCAATCAAATCAGGCAAACTCTTTCTCCTGGCCCCAAAGGTGCGTGTACATACAATTCCACGTATTGTACACTATGTTATAAATGGCCAAGGCTCTATTTACTTCCATTCTGGTTCAAAGCAAGGCTCCACTGTGACAACTCGAAATGAAAGATATGGCCTCAAGCGATTAATCTCAATTACTTTATCTATTTTAGGAGAGCCAGGCGTTTTTGGTAGTCCTGGACCGGCAGGGAAGACAGTGAgcattaaattcaaatttacttTCAATAGCCTCGTCTGGCCATATCCTTAAttttaatccttttttttcaggggTTGAGGGGGCCCAGAGGTTTTCGGGGTCCTAAAGGGGAAGCCGGCATCAAAGGCGACCGCGGGCACAAAGGCCTAATGGGACAAGAAGGAACCCAAGGGGATAAAGGCGAACCGGGAAAAGATGGATTTTCCGGCTCGAGTGGACCTCAAGGTGAGAAAGCAAGCATTTTGACTATCCATTGGCAAATTTCCACAATAAAGTAAAAAGGCCCgttcaaatttttgatcagcaatattcattcatttcaggcCCTCCAGGCCCACCAGGTCCCCCAGGTTTGGCAACTGCTTACGATGTAAGTTCAGGTTTAGGTTGTTTCATTTATTCTGTTTGATTGTATTTTCTTCCACGACAAGTTCAATGTTATTGTTTTCCTGAAATGGGGGAATATcttggttcaaaaaatgtcCGAATATGACCGAACAGCGACTTCCCCTTTTCTTTTTAGCCCCTTTGGTCCTCGAGAAGTAGGATGTATCAGGTAAATAGAGAAAATCTCGTATCAATTCGCTTTTGAAGGTGGCTGTGGACGACGCACGAATCAACATACCGGGTGCGTCATAAAGAACAAGAATTTGTTGAAATGGTCATATCTCTCTCAATAATGAATCGATTTTgtcgaaatttcatttgggAGCTCTTGTGACATTAGTCAACTTAAGCTGTAAATCGGCTTTGCCCTTTGCGTTCATACGTGCCTTCAGATGATGGCAGAAGGCATAGCAATTTTTGAGGCTGAATAGGGAATCGAAGCCACTAAAGGTGTGGATGAGTGTGACCCTCAAGGCTTTTTCGAagcagaattttgttttgcagacTTTGGCTGTAATTCGGGGCCAAAAATCATACAACACTACCTGATAAAGAGCaatgtttgacttttgatccttgatcaaaatgAGTTATGCACAGCCTCAAAATGGGCATTTGTCTTACTAGTTGTGAGGACCAAGGTCCTGTCTTGTGTGAATAGAAACACTCCGCCTTGGTCCTCCCCCACTTCTAGCTTCCAATTGACAATTCTACTTGTCATGATATCCACGTAATTGGCCGCAGAGAGACGGAATTCTTTCTCATACCAGACAGGGTTGGACGAC contains the following coding sequences:
- the LOC131887753 gene encoding collagen alpha-1(IX) chain-like, whose product is MWGVPWAGIVLSVVSQVSAGAHGSGSHIDLLEMIHLPLNEAKNVHPIIDPEDGLPAYGLQRGSDIMSPFGLLHPRNTFFVDFVITARYKSLDPRGGFLFAVVDPLGRIVQLGLRLSPVKEEDQFQKIQIYYSQPLSLGTRLERNKSNDPVAEFRIKTNPHQPKWVDLQIRKIGMSFSMTLNCEPIAMEASGMHVDFQRPLLIDLGATLHIGRAGPHIMGDFEGLIRELSVFEGNPPSLSTCDIPDRRKMGLPLRGPPGPMGPRGAPGHSIQGPPGPPGPPGLPGPIFSINSEEEHGTERVVRYSANASSSGSYCGCSETTIISLANQIRQTLSPGPKGEPGVFGSPGPAGKTGLRGPRGFRGPKGEAGIKGDRGHKGLMGQEGTQGDKGEPGKDGFSGSSGPQGPPGPPGPPGLATAYDPLWSSRSRMYQDSPRSQSLTASSLSLPGAKGNHGQKGNMGQKGSKGEVGKKGERGELGLIGPQGERGYEGPVGPPGIKGEEGMPGLDGQSGIPGVPGNEGLKGTKGDRGEPGRTIELAPGYFPNDIKFQTEKGLKGEKGDTGKKGVRGAPGVPGSRGWPGPTLDPSTLSESALNLIRGKRGKRGKRGPPGPPGPPGPPHSDEVNQKPSLVNMRMADPFGALQKLNSNHQYCNPEKVHQIQSAIELNDKFEMCSIGTIGFLLSQEMLIVKTKSGWRQINIKTDIIGEAP